The Mauremys reevesii isolate NIE-2019 linkage group 13, ASM1616193v1, whole genome shotgun sequence genome contains a region encoding:
- the LOC120380052 gene encoding ribonuclease-like — protein sequence MALRGRRPAFLLPLVLLAAGLALASGLPWFELNKIFNKHHVDYPRTTSPNPSTYCNMMMRARGIYWTPVNTFIHASTPSIRNVCFRGGIPIQHGLRRSIQSFSITTCRYIAWIRSYIGTRRSQNIIIGCWNWLPVYYRE from the coding sequence ATGGCTCTGAGAGGACGGCGTCCTGCGTTCCTGCTGCCCCTCGTCCTGCTGGCCGCTGGTCTGGCCCTGGCCAGTGGGTTACCATGGTTCGAGCTGAACAAAATATTCAATAAGCATCACGTGGACTATCCAAGGACCACAAGCCCCAACCCCAGCACCTACTGCAACATGATGATGAGAGCCCGGGGAATATACTGGACGCCGGTCAACACCTTCATCCATGCATCCACCCCGTCCATCAGAAATGTCTGCTTTAGAGGTGGGATACCAATCCAGCACGGCCTACGCAGGAGCATTCAATCCTTCTCCATCACCACCTGCAGATATATTGCATGGATCCGCTCATACATCGGGACACGGAGATCCCAGAACATTATCATTGGCTGCTGGAATTGGCTCCCTGTATACTATAGGGAGTAA